The following are from one region of the Roseobacter fucihabitans genome:
- a CDS encoding ABC transporter permease → MKFAILQRVLFGFVLIIAVIVLNFFLLHAAPGDVVDAMLAEAGGGDPEMAARLRALYGLDEPTYIQLIKYLGRVLTGDLGYSFYYDQPVSTLLLQRLPTTLMLTLSALVIAVVFGTLFGVYAAIKPNGLFSNFVTIFSLFGYATPVFWLGMIILLAFALHIPLFPAFGIRSFPEPDTAIARFFDVLNHLVLPTFTLAILYLANYSRISRAAMMDVLGADYIRTARTKGLPETKVIFKHALKNASLPVVTLAGLQLAQVFSGAVLVETVFSLPGVGPLLYESIVRRDFPVILGVLFGAAATTIVANIITDLIYKKMDPRIQSIT, encoded by the coding sequence ATGAAATTTGCGATCCTTCAAAGAGTTCTATTCGGATTTGTTCTGATCATCGCGGTCATTGTTTTGAACTTCTTCCTGCTGCATGCGGCACCCGGCGATGTGGTCGATGCAATGCTCGCCGAAGCGGGGGGCGGTGATCCCGAAATGGCCGCCAGATTGCGCGCGCTCTACGGTCTTGACGAACCCACCTACATCCAACTTATCAAATACTTGGGGCGGGTTTTGACGGGCGACCTCGGGTATTCGTTCTACTACGACCAGCCCGTCTCGACGCTGCTGCTTCAGCGCTTGCCCACAACGTTGATGCTGACCTTGTCCGCCTTGGTCATTGCCGTCGTTTTTGGCACCCTCTTTGGCGTCTATGCCGCCATCAAGCCAAATGGTCTGTTCAGCAATTTCGTGACGATTTTTTCGCTGTTTGGCTATGCGACCCCCGTGTTCTGGCTGGGGATGATAATCCTGCTGGCATTCGCGCTGCACATACCCTTGTTCCCCGCGTTTGGCATTCGCTCTTTTCCGGAACCCGACACCGCGATTGCACGGTTCTTTGACGTGCTCAATCACCTTGTACTCCCCACGTTCACGCTCGCTATTCTCTATTTGGCGAACTACAGCCGGATCTCGCGCGCCGCGATGATGGACGTTTTGGGGGCTGACTATATTCGGACTGCAAGAACCAAGGGTCTGCCCGAGACCAAGGTGATCTTTAAGCATGCGCTTAAAAACGCGTCCTTGCCGGTGGTCACTTTGGCCGGTTTGCAGCTTGCGCAGGTGTTCTCCGGTGCCGTGCTTGTTGAGACAGTTTTTAGCCTGCCGGGGGTTGGCCCACTTTTGTACGAGTCGATTGTACGGCGCGATTTCCCTGTGATCCTGGGTGTTCTGTTTGGCGCTGCGGCCACAACCATCGTTGCCAACATCATCACTGATCTTATCTATAAAAAGATGGACCCAAGGATCCAGTCCATCACATGA
- a CDS encoding transposase, producing MRSIAKLLGVEIAAPSFSTLSRRGNGLTLRVPSQANNQAGIRLVVDSTGLKMFGAGALSAACYACACRVRNGLKQSTKLSANGAPGASCTSASIWRAARSFAPI from the coding sequence ATGCGTTCGATTGCTAAGCTGCTTGGCGTTGAAATTGCCGCGCCCAGTTTCTCTACTTTGTCGCGCCGGGGTAACGGCCTGACATTGCGCGTTCCGTCGCAGGCCAACAACCAAGCGGGGATCCGGTTGGTTGTAGACAGCACCGGATTGAAGATGTTTGGCGCGGGCGCCCTCTCGGCAGCATGCTATGCATGCGCCTGCCGGGTAAGAAATGGCTTGAAGCAAAGTACAAAACTAAGCGCAAACGGCGCTCCTGGCGCAAGCTGCACCTCGGCCTCGATCTGGCGAGCGGCGAGATCATTTGCGCCGATTTGA
- a CDS encoding ABC transporter ATP-binding protein — translation MTQAKAPSQTVLSVRNLSVDFDVRGQSVSVLSNVAFSLDRGETLGIIGESGCGKSMTALALLRMVPSPPGKISSGAVLLNGEDLLAVSKKQMNTLRGREISMIFQEPMTSLNPVYTVGNQLVETIQQHLSVSDAEAEEQAIALLRSVQIPAPERRIKEYPHQLSGGMRQRVMIAMALVCDPKVLIADEPTTALDVTVQAQIFDLLKDIQNRNQTSIILITHDFSAVRAMADRVIVMYAGYKIEEGTLDEVHNSPMHPYTQGLLRSMLELKPDSSGFREVLPEIPGSVPDLRNRRPGCPFGPRCASATAKCHEMPPSFDLGDRRSVMCWLAENEGTR, via the coding sequence ATGACCCAAGCAAAGGCCCCGTCACAGACTGTCTTGTCGGTCCGCAATCTCAGCGTCGATTTCGATGTCAGGGGTCAATCCGTGAGCGTCTTGTCAAATGTTGCGTTCAGTCTGGATCGTGGCGAAACGCTTGGGATCATCGGTGAAAGCGGGTGCGGGAAAAGCATGACGGCATTGGCGCTGCTGCGGATGGTGCCGTCGCCGCCCGGTAAGATCAGTTCGGGGGCGGTTCTGCTTAATGGCGAGGATCTGTTGGCGGTTTCGAAAAAGCAGATGAATACTCTGCGCGGCAGAGAAATATCTATGATCTTCCAGGAACCGATGACGTCTTTGAACCCGGTCTATACCGTTGGCAACCAACTCGTCGAGACGATTCAGCAGCACCTGTCCGTCAGCGACGCAGAGGCCGAGGAGCAAGCGATTGCACTTCTGCGTTCGGTTCAGATTCCAGCCCCTGAACGACGCATCAAAGAGTATCCACACCAGCTTTCAGGTGGGATGCGGCAGCGGGTGATGATTGCCATGGCGCTTGTATGTGATCCCAAAGTTCTGATCGCAGATGAGCCGACAACGGCATTGGATGTCACGGTTCAAGCGCAAATATTCGACCTTCTGAAGGACATACAAAACCGAAACCAAACCAGCATCATCTTGATAACCCATGATTTTAGCGCCGTCAGAGCGATGGCTGATCGCGTTATCGTCATGTATGCGGGCTATAAGATCGAGGAAGGGACGCTGGATGAGGTGCACAACAGTCCAATGCACCCCTATACCCAAGGCCTGTTGCGCTCGATGCTCGAACTGAAACCGGACTCCTCGGGGTTCAGAGAGGTTCTGCCCGAAATTCCTGGGTCCGTGCCCGATCTGCGCAATCGCCGACCAGGTTGTCCTTTTGGCCCACGATGCGCCTCGGCCACGGCCAAATGCCACGAGATGCCCCCCAGTTTTGATCTCGGCGACAGGCGGTCCGTCATGTGTTGGCTCGCGGAAAACGAGGGCACGCGATGA
- a CDS encoding M81 family metallopeptidase, giving the protein MTTPRNPRIAILGFVLESNRNAPVSDRQSFLDSLYLDADAINHELAGDRSRLPGTVQGFCTEMDRTQRWTPVPILLAEAPPGGPADHRFFLEILEDMRAGLMASGPIDGVYISEHGAGLSTQDDDPDGAVFAMVRDVVGAAVPIIATLDLHGHVTPRMQHSVDVIVAYLTNPHVDQLERGCEAAQTMTAMLSGLKTTSTLIKVPMISPAVSLLTAQGPYADLINYGQTLVSSPILNVSILAGFAPANASTNGMSIVVTADAGQPEAAAAAGQIAQELADRAWADRHRYKAQLTSLEDAVALSREVTENPTKPAIILADVADNPGAGGRGNTMYILQRLHEAGIKDVTVGMIIDPELAGEAHELGIGAQFRAKFNRSETIRFSERFEADARVERLADGDCVGRHGLFEGRRMDLGRCALLSLDGIEVVVATARQQLAEPAFLERLGLDVAKLRVLVVKSRGHFRAGFDEHHTPEQIFEVGVPGLTTPILGDLGLDRVPRPIFPLDPDMEWKAPHCK; this is encoded by the coding sequence ATGACAACGCCTAGAAACCCAAGGATAGCAATTCTGGGATTTGTGCTCGAATCCAATAGAAACGCGCCGGTCTCTGATCGGCAATCTTTTTTGGACTCCCTGTATCTGGACGCCGACGCGATAAACCATGAGCTGGCTGGAGATCGTTCGCGCTTGCCGGGTACGGTGCAGGGTTTTTGTACGGAAATGGACAGAACGCAAAGATGGACGCCGGTCCCGATCCTGTTGGCAGAAGCACCCCCCGGCGGCCCGGCGGATCACAGGTTTTTCCTTGAGATACTAGAGGACATGCGCGCTGGACTGATGGCAAGTGGACCGATCGATGGTGTCTATATTTCCGAACATGGCGCGGGGTTAAGCACCCAAGATGACGATCCGGACGGTGCTGTTTTCGCGATGGTCCGGGACGTGGTTGGGGCGGCTGTGCCGATCATAGCGACCCTTGATCTGCATGGGCATGTGACGCCGCGGATGCAGCATTCGGTCGATGTGATCGTGGCATATCTGACAAATCCTCACGTAGATCAACTCGAACGCGGCTGCGAGGCGGCACAGACCATGACCGCGATGCTTTCGGGCCTCAAGACCACCAGCACGCTGATCAAGGTGCCTATGATCAGCCCCGCCGTCAGCCTGTTGACCGCGCAAGGCCCCTATGCTGATTTGATAAATTACGGTCAGACGCTGGTCTCCTCACCGATCCTGAACGTCTCGATCCTTGCGGGCTTTGCACCGGCAAATGCATCAACCAACGGGATGTCGATTGTTGTTACCGCCGACGCAGGTCAGCCAGAGGCGGCTGCGGCCGCAGGGCAAATTGCACAGGAATTAGCCGACCGCGCCTGGGCCGACCGCCACAGGTACAAGGCTCAACTGACCAGTCTGGAGGACGCCGTCGCGCTATCCAGAGAAGTGACCGAGAACCCGACAAAGCCTGCCATAATCCTGGCCGACGTCGCAGACAATCCGGGCGCTGGTGGGCGCGGCAATACCATGTACATCCTGCAAAGGTTGCACGAGGCAGGCATCAAAGACGTGACCGTCGGCATGATTATCGACCCTGAACTGGCAGGTGAGGCACATGAATTGGGCATTGGCGCGCAGTTTCGAGCAAAGTTCAACAGGAGTGAAACAATCCGGTTCTCCGAACGCTTTGAGGCAGATGCGCGCGTTGAGCGGTTGGCAGACGGTGATTGCGTCGGCAGGCATGGATTGTTTGAAGGAAGGCGCATGGATCTGGGGCGCTGCGCGTTGCTATCGCTGGATGGGATTGAGGTTGTCGTGGCCACAGCGCGTCAGCAATTGGCCGAGCCCGCCTTTCTGGAAAGGCTGGGGTTGGACGTTGCCAAATTGAGGGTTCTTGTGGTGAAATCACGGGGACATTTTCGTGCAGGCTTCGATGAGCACCACACGCCGGAACAAATTTTTGAAGTTGGCGTGCCCGGCCTGACAACGCCGATCCTCGGTGACCTGGGTCTGGATCGTGTGCCGCGCCCAATTTTCCCGCTTGATCCTGACATGGAGTGGAAAGCGCCACATTGTAAGTGA
- a CDS encoding ABC transporter substrate-binding protein: MTIRTKAIQFASTLVLGMATLVPAVHAEEPVQGGTVVYLSSKIPSLNPLHSAYEVGLVASQIFSSLVRLDENNEIAPYLAESWEISDDGKTYTFNLAANGQFHDGSPITSEDVAFSFETMKEYHRFGTQMFGPIERYEFPDANTLVMHLSKPHGPLLLAATNPRQMPILSKAVYGQAEDFMKQDAHRDPVGSGPFRIGEMKADEFVRIVRNEDHFVEGLPYLDAIIYRNVQDKTAKRIGLRQNQFQLARTDSVMQFSDIAEFSKLDHLSLEEYKGVSGGAIVLEFNNRKEPLNNKLVRQAIAYAINRTQISDVLHGGFTKPSRSPFPATNVFFNDQLKGYPFDVEKANALLDEAGFPMGDDDTRFELNLIYIAPPFMPDFNTLPSEFIAASLKKVGIKVNLEPQQGFAGWAERSAAWDFDMSINWPGDKTDPAIGISRLYVCENIKNQAYTNTSGYCNEKVDEIFEQAAVEADFEKRSALYVEVQDILLEDMPMLWLFDTPTLFFAHTDLFFPSYGTAENWDVMYWKEAQE; this comes from the coding sequence ATGACGATCAGAACCAAAGCAATTCAATTTGCGTCGACACTGGTGCTGGGGATGGCGACCCTTGTGCCGGCCGTACATGCGGAGGAACCTGTGCAAGGCGGCACGGTCGTTTATCTGTCGTCCAAGATTCCAAGCCTTAACCCACTGCATTCGGCTTACGAAGTCGGGCTTGTGGCATCGCAGATTTTCTCAAGTCTGGTCAGGTTGGACGAGAACAACGAGATTGCCCCCTATCTGGCTGAAAGCTGGGAAATTTCCGACGATGGTAAGACCTACACTTTCAACCTCGCGGCAAACGGTCAGTTTCATGATGGTAGCCCGATCACATCAGAGGATGTGGCATTTTCCTTCGAGACGATGAAAGAATATCACCGCTTTGGCACTCAGATGTTCGGACCCATCGAGCGGTATGAGTTTCCCGATGCAAACACACTTGTCATGCATCTTTCCAAACCTCATGGACCCTTGCTCCTTGCAGCCACGAACCCACGCCAAATGCCTATCCTTTCGAAAGCGGTTTACGGTCAGGCCGAAGACTTCATGAAGCAGGATGCCCATCGGGACCCTGTCGGATCCGGGCCGTTCAGGATCGGCGAGATGAAAGCCGACGAATTTGTAAGGATTGTTCGCAACGAGGATCATTTCGTTGAGGGCCTGCCCTATCTAGATGCGATCATCTACCGGAATGTGCAGGATAAAACCGCAAAACGGATCGGGCTGAGGCAGAACCAGTTTCAGCTTGCGCGCACGGATTCAGTGATGCAGTTCAGCGACATCGCGGAGTTTTCAAAGCTCGATCATCTGTCGCTCGAAGAGTATAAAGGTGTCTCAGGCGGCGCGATTGTTCTTGAATTCAACAACCGCAAAGAACCCCTGAACAACAAGCTGGTGCGTCAGGCAATCGCCTACGCCATCAACCGAACTCAGATTTCGGACGTCTTGCATGGTGGTTTCACCAAACCGTCACGGTCGCCTTTTCCCGCAACGAATGTCTTTTTCAACGATCAACTCAAAGGCTACCCGTTTGACGTTGAAAAAGCTAACGCCTTGCTGGATGAAGCTGGTTTTCCGATGGGAGACGATGACACAAGGTTTGAGTTAAACCTCATCTACATCGCCCCACCATTCATGCCTGATTTCAACACATTGCCATCAGAGTTCATCGCAGCATCCCTCAAAAAGGTCGGTATCAAAGTCAACCTTGAACCACAGCAGGGTTTTGCCGGCTGGGCAGAGCGCAGCGCGGCCTGGGATTTTGACATGTCGATCAACTGGCCCGGTGACAAGACTGACCCAGCCATCGGCATAAGCAGGCTTTATGTCTGCGAAAACATCAAAAACCAAGCGTACACAAACACTTCGGGCTACTGTAACGAAAAGGTCGATGAAATTTTTGAGCAAGCGGCTGTCGAAGCCGACTTCGAAAAGCGCAGTGCACTTTATGTCGAGGTGCAGGATATTCTGCTTGAGGACATGCCGATGTTGTGGCTCTTTGACACTCCCACGCTGTTCTTTGCCCACACTGACCTGTTTTTCCCGTCCTACGGCACGGCGGAAAACTGGGATGTGATGTACTGGAAAGAAGCTCAGGAATAG
- a CDS encoding ABC transporter permease yields the protein MTQPLPPVDEPVFKFEEEAAEPERKWRETFRLFCANRAALVGLIFVTIFVLVGIFGPIFLTADPFEMVAAPLTGPGVQTILGSDYLGRDVFVGIIHGTRPTLIIAVTATLVTVLIGVTVGAIAGYYGGMVDNALMRITEFFQVLPPLVFAMVIVAVYSSDIVVVILAIAVTTWTTEARLTRAEFLKIREQEYVTASRAIGDRNWRIITKTILPNAMPPIIIAITLRIGITIIYEAALSFLGLTDPDVITWGKMIGLSRDYFFNAWWTVTFPGLAILLVVLCIALIGDGLNDAFNPKLRGR from the coding sequence ATGACCCAGCCCCTCCCGCCTGTCGACGAGCCCGTTTTCAAGTTCGAAGAAGAAGCCGCCGAACCCGAACGCAAATGGCGCGAGACGTTCCGCCTGTTCTGCGCAAACCGGGCAGCTTTGGTCGGGCTGATATTCGTCACTATTTTTGTTCTGGTCGGAATATTCGGCCCGATTTTCCTGACAGCTGATCCTTTCGAAATGGTCGCGGCGCCATTGACCGGACCGGGGGTGCAAACAATCCTTGGCTCGGACTATCTGGGCCGTGACGTTTTTGTCGGCATCATCCACGGCACCCGACCAACCTTGATCATCGCTGTCACAGCCACGCTGGTTACGGTTTTGATCGGTGTCACGGTTGGTGCAATTGCGGGTTATTACGGTGGAATGGTAGATAATGCACTGATGCGCATTACTGAATTTTTTCAGGTGCTTCCGCCGCTTGTCTTTGCCATGGTCATTGTGGCGGTTTATTCGTCTGATATCGTCGTCGTCATCCTTGCGATTGCGGTCACCACCTGGACGACCGAAGCCAGATTAACGCGAGCGGAATTTCTCAAGATCCGCGAGCAGGAATATGTGACAGCATCACGCGCCATTGGTGACAGGAATTGGCGCATCATCACCAAAACCATCCTGCCCAATGCGATGCCGCCGATCATTATTGCGATCACGCTGAGGATCGGCATTACGATCATCTACGAAGCGGCGCTCAGCTTTCTTGGACTGACGGATCCCGATGTGATCACCTGGGGAAAAATGATCGGATTGTCGCGTGACTACTTTTTTAATGCATGGTGGACCGTCACTTTTCCGGGTCTGGCAATCCTGTTGGTTGTATTGTGCATTGCCTTGATCGGCGATGGCCTGAATGACGCCTTCAATCCCAAACTGCGGGGCAGGTAG
- a CDS encoding bifunctional diguanylate cyclase/phosphodiesterase: MTCCHGKLPHRAVRPDAYDGDAVLSQVTHRFSEALMEGEFVARSGGDEFVAIKKGFRRMEEVKAFAARLNTAFVEPIDLSVASVFIGGSIGIATTVEDGKDIDGLLQKSDMAMYRAKADPDRNISFFDVEIGQINRERLLLLQDLRRAIAREEFELVYQLQNDVTSRAPSGFEALLRWNHPKRGRVSPAEFIPLAEETGLIREIGLWVLRTACLEAASWQTPYSIAVNVAPQQLVQPSFLEHLSDVLMESRLDPALLELEVTEASIIDDQEYTLKVMSKIKEMGVCIAMDDFGTGYSSLATLQAFPFDKIKIDKSFIRDVHLNKQRAAIVRATLLLGEALEIPILAEGVEDEDELSFLNDEQCKFVQGFLFGQPMSVHQVRELTDNLPASISIRAG; this comes from the coding sequence ATGACCTGCTGCCATGGAAAACTGCCTCATAGGGCGGTCAGACCGGACGCTTACGATGGAGATGCCGTCTTATCACAAGTAACACACCGCTTTTCCGAAGCGCTGATGGAGGGAGAATTTGTTGCGCGCTCAGGTGGCGACGAGTTTGTCGCGATCAAAAAAGGCTTTCGCCGGATGGAAGAAGTCAAGGCTTTCGCGGCAAGGTTGAATACTGCGTTCGTTGAACCAATAGACCTGTCCGTTGCGTCGGTCTTCATCGGCGGCTCCATAGGAATAGCAACAACAGTTGAAGACGGTAAGGACATAGATGGCCTTCTGCAAAAATCTGATATGGCCATGTACCGCGCAAAGGCGGACCCGGATAGGAACATAAGTTTTTTTGACGTTGAGATCGGGCAAATCAACCGGGAGCGTCTCTTGCTGTTACAGGATCTGCGCAGAGCAATTGCCAGAGAAGAGTTTGAGCTTGTCTATCAGCTGCAAAATGACGTGACCTCTAGGGCCCCCAGCGGCTTTGAAGCGCTTTTGCGCTGGAACCATCCTAAACGTGGCCGGGTCTCACCGGCGGAGTTCATTCCTTTGGCAGAAGAAACAGGGCTCATTCGAGAAATTGGACTATGGGTATTACGCACAGCTTGTTTGGAAGCTGCCTCTTGGCAGACACCCTACTCAATTGCTGTAAACGTCGCGCCACAGCAGTTGGTTCAACCTTCCTTTCTGGAACATCTTTCCGACGTTCTCATGGAAAGCCGGCTGGATCCTGCCTTGCTAGAACTTGAAGTGACAGAGGCCAGCATTATCGATGATCAAGAGTACACTCTCAAAGTCATGTCCAAGATCAAGGAAATGGGTGTGTGCATTGCGATGGACGATTTTGGCACCGGATACTCTTCGCTCGCTACGTTGCAGGCGTTTCCCTTCGACAAGATCAAGATTGACAAGAGTTTCATACGGGATGTTCATCTGAACAAACAGAGGGCCGCAATTGTGCGCGCAACGCTCTTGCTTGGTGAAGCGCTCGAAATTCCGATCCTCGCTGAAGGTGTTGAAGATGAAGATGAGCTGTCATTCTTGAATGATGAGCAATGCAAATTTGTCCAAGGGTTCCTGTTTGGGCAACCCATGTCCGTCCATCAGGTCCGGGAACTTACAGATAACCTTCCTGCAAGTATATCAATTCGGGCGGGATAA
- a CDS encoding IS6 family transposase: MISFKGAHFPKSVILYAVYFYVRFAVSYRDLEEIMNECGVDVDHATLNRWVEKYSVAVAGEARCQKASTGRSWRMDETYIKVKGQWTYLYRAIDKYGNTLDFMLSERRDEAAATAFFAKVIASNGWPDKVFIDKSGSNAVGLFNMNCLLVMHNWCWLIEILQVKYLNNIIEQDHRFIKKITRPMQTFKSFNSAASTLAGIEVAHMIRKGQFDRPGLSGFEQFAELAG; encoded by the coding sequence TTGATCAGTTTCAAAGGCGCGCATTTTCCGAAATCGGTGATCCTATACGCGGTCTATTTCTACGTTCGGTTTGCGGTATCGTATCGGGATCTCGAAGAAATCATGAACGAGTGCGGCGTCGATGTTGATCATGCAACGCTTAATCGATGGGTCGAGAAATATTCTGTCGCCGTTGCCGGTGAGGCGCGTTGTCAGAAGGCGTCGACCGGTCGATCTTGGCGGATGGACGAAACCTATATCAAGGTCAAAGGCCAGTGGACATATCTCTATCGAGCGATAGACAAATACGGCAATACCCTTGATTTCATGCTGTCCGAGCGACGTGATGAGGCGGCAGCAACCGCATTCTTCGCCAAGGTGATCGCCAGTAACGGCTGGCCGGACAAGGTTTTTATCGACAAGAGCGGATCAAACGCGGTCGGTCTGTTCAACATGAATTGCCTGCTGGTGATGCATAACTGGTGTTGGCTGATCGAGATTCTGCAGGTGAAATATCTCAATAATATTATCGAACAGGACCACCGTTTCATAAAAAAGATCACCCGCCCTATGCAGACCTTCAAATCGTTCAATTCAGCCGCGTCCACTCTGGCGGGCATCGAAGTCGCCCACATGATCCGCAAAGGACAATTCGACCGACCAGGGTTGTCCGGCTTCGAACAGTTTGCCGAGCTCGCTGGATAA
- a CDS encoding serine hydrolase → MSVELGHPIRNLRDAMETVAVEHALPGVSVSIRRNGCEIFADSFGACDADGLRPVSTDTMFGVASVTKFLTATLIMLARHHKRVKLSDPVSRFYPDLKCAYDGKICIRHLLSHSGGFPGLPFRHRTTRVEHSNGVAPILTPSALVQGINGLDFEMLGSPGDRLSYSNESYCLLGGIIEDLYHCSYADAAEKLVFQPLQMKSSSIGASIMRQRPNVAQPLIRIDAALQPCGFWDAPLLDPAGGLSASTRDMARLISILAGDTEVLGADAIRDMTAHCLPVASRPVSGARYGLGLEVTDLDAHHTLAWHTGQRPGISSFVGHVMQQRLSVAFATNVADAPASTIGHQIIAYMLKEDLEPGSCVWPPQAKQVKDNQLEWFCGRFGSLEMGEFSIRLDQGRLLLDMQTAQHKFRFDGPCSGTVGGQTFCFLYDDETAAVRQPAAALALDLRVLPRLGAARRQS, encoded by the coding sequence TTGTCTGTTGAACTGGGGCATCCAATAAGAAATCTGCGCGACGCGATGGAAACAGTTGCCGTCGAACACGCTCTACCAGGGGTCTCGGTCTCAATTCGTCGTAACGGGTGTGAGATTTTCGCCGATAGTTTTGGCGCATGCGACGCCGATGGTTTGCGACCGGTTTCGACAGACACAATGTTTGGTGTCGCCTCAGTGACCAAGTTCCTGACGGCCACATTAATCATGCTGGCGCGACATCACAAACGCGTCAAACTGTCGGACCCGGTATCGCGTTTCTACCCAGATCTGAAGTGTGCCTACGATGGCAAAATCTGTATCCGTCACCTTTTGTCCCATTCCGGTGGTTTTCCGGGCCTGCCCTTTCGCCACAGGACGACACGCGTAGAGCATTCCAATGGCGTCGCCCCGATACTGACGCCAAGCGCATTGGTGCAGGGTATCAACGGTTTGGATTTTGAGATGCTTGGATCGCCCGGCGACCGCCTCAGCTATAGCAATGAGAGCTACTGTCTCTTGGGCGGGATAATCGAGGATCTGTACCACTGCTCATACGCAGACGCTGCAGAGAAACTCGTGTTCCAACCGTTGCAGATGAAGAGCAGCTCAATTGGGGCCAGTATCATGCGTCAGCGCCCCAATGTTGCTCAGCCGTTGATACGCATCGATGCCGCGTTGCAGCCCTGTGGCTTTTGGGATGCGCCCCTCTTGGATCCGGCAGGCGGGCTAAGTGCATCTACCCGCGATATGGCCCGGCTGATTTCCATCCTTGCAGGTGACACTGAGGTGCTTGGCGCAGATGCGATACGGGACATGACGGCACATTGCCTGCCCGTGGCATCGCGGCCGGTGTCTGGCGCAAGGTATGGGCTGGGGCTGGAAGTCACAGATCTGGACGCACATCACACGCTGGCATGGCACACAGGCCAGCGCCCCGGTATTTCCAGCTTTGTCGGTCATGTTATGCAACAGCGACTTTCGGTAGCCTTTGCCACAAATGTCGCAGATGCGCCGGCTTCTACCATCGGTCACCAGATCATCGCTTACATGTTGAAGGAGGACCTAGAGCCCGGATCTTGCGTCTGGCCACCTCAGGCCAAACAAGTCAAGGACAACCAGCTTGAGTGGTTTTGCGGTCGTTTCGGATCACTAGAGATGGGAGAGTTTTCAATCCGGCTCGATCAGGGGCGGTTGCTGCTCGACATGCAAACGGCCCAGCATAAGTTTCGTTTCGATGGGCCATGCAGCGGAACGGTCGGTGGGCAGACCTTTTGCTTTCTTTACGACGATGAAACCGCTGCGGTGCGACAACCAGCTGCGGCACTCGCTTTGGATCTTCGTGTGTTACCACGTCTTGGTGCGGCGCGACGGCAATCTTGA
- a CDS encoding transposase — MPGKKWLEAKYKTKRKRRSWRKLHLGLDLASGEIICADLTTDGVGDSTALPGLLAQIDGPVAVFLADGAYDGDLTCDLLVERFGAEIDVTIPPPKNAVLSPDSARNPTVRDQPYHRD; from the coding sequence CTGCCGGGTAAGAAATGGCTTGAAGCAAAGTACAAAACTAAGCGCAAACGGCGCTCCTGGCGCAAGCTGCACCTCGGCCTCGATCTGGCGAGCGGCGAGATCATTTGCGCCGATTTGACCACCGATGGCGTCGGTGATTCCACCGCGCTGCCGGGTCTTTTAGCTCAAATTGATGGCCCGGTCGCCGTATTTCTCGCAGACGGTGCTTACGATGGCGACCTAACCTGCGATCTCCTCGTCGAGCGCTTTGGTGCAGAGATCGACGTCACGATCCCGCCTCCCAAAAACGCGGTCCTCAGCCCGGACAGCGCCCGGAATCCGACGGTCCGCGATCAGCCATATCATCGAGATTGA